A region of Spirochaetaceae bacterium DNA encodes the following proteins:
- a CDS encoding N-6 DNA methylase → MPAPDPDTRAHLEWLGFIQPNGLVVSAPALVKAGAILNRQDSEGQALLAGCVDQRVVFPGRHPEPCVRDFQEFASAVLGWGFSSRGYAGTAESPVPADLAAVLPDYGETLQPDYAVRERDARNGASPWQLLVQVLAVGQDFDKATSGAGGLEASPQGRAERLLRGTGVPAGVLFNGVALRLISAPRGESSGWMDFRFADLINTAGRPLCSALRLLLSEQRLLALPRDQRLAALLESSRKYQNEVSERLSEQVLHAVYELLRGFQTAHDSSGGELLREPLSDDGDRNDIYRGLLSVILRLVFLLYAEDENFARYYSLTGLYQRLREDAALNPDTMDQRFGAWAQLLVLFRLIHDGSRAHRTGGAVSLPERRGALFDPDRFRFLEGRGGGGVRQMTQRVVAPRISDGVIYRVLEKLLVLEGERISYRTLDVEQIGSVYETIMGFRLETATGHSAAIKPAKKLGAPNTIDLDALLAQPNGSRKRWLQERADRTITDRIAKALREAATVVDLHVALDRVLDKDATPDIAPPGALVLQPNEERRRSGSHYTPRELTEPIVRHTLAPLIERLKGEDGRAPTPEQILDLKICDPAMGSGAFLVETCRQLADALIIGWGAHGTVPEIPPDEDEVIHARRLVAQKCLYGIDRNPMAVDLAKVSLWLSTLARDHPLTFVDHAFRHGDSLVGLNRRQIEALNWKGGQPILAGFGVREAVQAASELRRQIREADDTVDERRLQNLWREAQDAVAEVRLFGDLVLAAFFEGAKPKERESRRSAYQEAILTGEAWRHGVEMEGRRHAELPFAPFHWEVEFPEVFERDNPGFDGFVGNPPFAGHVTVVEANVRNYTDWLRASHQESTGKCDIVAHFYRRAFILIRDRGALGLVATNTIAQGDTRASGLRWICEHGGAVFRATKRVKWPGDAAVVVSVLHVAKGAYSGNRVLDGAAVDRITAFLFHRGGHADPVRLAGNAGKSFQGSIVLGMGFTFDDTDKKGVASPLAEMRRLLDSDRRNCEVIFPYVGGEEVNTSPTHKHHRYVINFGDRGEQQCRQRWPQLVAVLEEKVKPFRLAAAKRSKSSHGSRAAVWWQLYHQAKDLYNATVTMDRVLSISRVGQQAAFTFLPSRMVYADSVVIFPFETFAAFCALQSRVHETWARFFGSSMKDDLRYTPSDCFETFPFPEGWETDGSLEAAGRSYYEYRAALMVEHEEGMTKTYNRFHDIYETNPRVIELRELHAAMRLNALVAEPQCDHGSINARLQEPHRCGVPQHMR, encoded by the coding sequence ATGCCCGCTCCTGATCCGGACACTCGTGCCCATCTCGAATGGCTGGGTTTCATCCAGCCGAACGGATTGGTGGTCTCGGCTCCGGCACTGGTCAAGGCGGGAGCGATCCTGAACCGCCAGGATTCGGAGGGGCAGGCGCTACTCGCCGGGTGTGTCGACCAACGGGTGGTGTTCCCCGGACGCCATCCCGAGCCGTGCGTGCGAGACTTTCAAGAGTTCGCAAGCGCGGTCCTCGGCTGGGGCTTCTCGTCCAGGGGCTACGCCGGAACGGCAGAGTCTCCCGTTCCGGCCGATCTGGCGGCCGTTCTTCCGGACTACGGCGAGACGCTGCAACCGGACTACGCGGTCCGCGAACGTGACGCTCGGAATGGCGCGTCGCCGTGGCAACTGCTGGTGCAGGTGCTCGCGGTCGGACAAGACTTCGACAAGGCTACGTCCGGCGCCGGCGGACTGGAGGCATCTCCCCAGGGGCGTGCGGAGCGCCTGCTGCGCGGCACCGGCGTCCCCGCCGGTGTGCTGTTCAACGGCGTTGCCCTGCGCCTGATCTCTGCCCCGCGAGGCGAGAGCTCCGGCTGGATGGACTTCCGCTTCGCGGACCTGATCAATACCGCCGGGCGCCCGCTCTGCTCGGCGCTGCGCCTGCTGCTGTCCGAACAACGGCTGCTGGCACTGCCCCGTGACCAGCGCCTCGCCGCCCTGCTCGAAAGCAGCCGCAAGTACCAGAACGAGGTCTCCGAGCGTCTCTCGGAGCAAGTGCTCCATGCCGTGTACGAGCTCCTCCGCGGCTTCCAGACCGCCCACGACTCCTCCGGCGGCGAGCTCCTGCGCGAGCCGCTCTCCGACGACGGCGACCGCAACGACATCTACCGCGGACTGCTCTCCGTCATTCTGCGTCTCGTCTTTCTGCTCTACGCCGAGGACGAGAACTTCGCGCGCTACTACTCGCTCACCGGCCTCTACCAGCGCCTGCGCGAGGATGCGGCGCTCAACCCGGACACCATGGACCAGCGCTTCGGTGCCTGGGCGCAGCTTCTCGTGCTGTTCCGCCTCATCCACGATGGGTCACGCGCCCATCGCACCGGCGGCGCCGTAAGCCTTCCGGAGCGCCGCGGCGCCCTGTTCGATCCGGACCGCTTCCGCTTCCTCGAAGGCCGCGGCGGCGGAGGTGTCCGGCAGATGACCCAGCGCGTCGTGGCGCCGCGCATCTCGGACGGTGTCATCTACCGGGTGCTGGAGAAGCTGCTCGTGCTCGAAGGCGAGCGCATCTCGTACCGCACGCTCGACGTGGAGCAGATCGGCTCCGTATACGAAACCATCATGGGCTTTCGCCTGGAGACCGCAACCGGCCACTCGGCCGCCATCAAGCCGGCAAAGAAGCTGGGAGCACCGAACACGATCGATCTTGACGCGCTGCTGGCTCAGCCGAACGGCAGCCGCAAGCGGTGGCTCCAGGAGCGCGCAGACCGCACCATCACGGACAGGATCGCGAAGGCGCTCCGGGAAGCGGCGACGGTGGTCGATCTGCACGTGGCGCTGGACCGCGTTCTGGACAAGGACGCGACGCCCGACATCGCCCCGCCCGGTGCCCTGGTGCTGCAACCCAACGAGGAACGGCGACGCTCCGGCTCCCACTACACGCCGCGCGAACTCACCGAGCCGATTGTTCGTCATACCCTCGCCCCCCTCATTGAGCGACTGAAAGGCGAGGACGGCCGCGCGCCAACCCCCGAGCAAATCCTGGACCTCAAGATCTGCGATCCGGCCATGGGCTCCGGCGCATTCCTGGTCGAAACCTGTCGCCAACTCGCCGACGCCCTGATCATCGGGTGGGGCGCGCATGGCACGGTGCCCGAGATCCCACCCGACGAAGACGAGGTGATCCACGCCCGGCGCCTGGTCGCGCAGAAGTGCCTCTACGGTATCGACCGAAACCCCATGGCCGTCGACCTCGCCAAGGTATCTCTCTGGCTGAGCACACTGGCCCGCGACCATCCGCTCACGTTCGTGGACCACGCCTTCCGTCACGGCGACTCGCTCGTCGGGCTGAACCGCCGGCAGATCGAAGCGCTAAACTGGAAGGGAGGCCAGCCGATCCTGGCCGGCTTCGGCGTCCGCGAGGCCGTGCAAGCGGCATCGGAGTTGCGCCGACAGATCCGTGAAGCCGACGACACCGTCGACGAACGCCGCTTGCAGAACCTCTGGCGCGAAGCACAGGACGCGGTCGCCGAAGTGCGCCTGTTCGGCGATCTCGTGCTCGCCGCATTCTTCGAGGGCGCCAAGCCGAAGGAGCGGGAGTCACGGCGCTCCGCCTACCAGGAAGCGATCCTCACCGGAGAGGCGTGGCGTCACGGGGTAGAGATGGAGGGGCGCCGCCACGCGGAACTGCCGTTCGCCCCGTTCCACTGGGAAGTCGAATTCCCCGAGGTATTCGAGCGCGACAACCCCGGCTTCGACGGCTTCGTCGGCAACCCGCCTTTCGCCGGACATGTCACGGTAGTCGAGGCGAACGTTCGGAACTACACGGATTGGCTTCGGGCGTCCCATCAGGAAAGCACCGGCAAGTGCGACATTGTGGCGCACTTCTACCGGCGCGCATTCATACTGATCCGAGACAGGGGCGCGTTAGGCTTGGTAGCCACGAACACCATCGCCCAAGGCGACACCCGCGCGAGCGGCCTGCGTTGGATCTGTGAGCACGGCGGCGCGGTATTCCGGGCCACAAAACGGGTCAAGTGGCCCGGCGACGCTGCCGTGGTCGTGAGCGTCCTCCATGTCGCCAAGGGCGCGTATTCCGGAAACAGGGTGCTGGATGGCGCTGCCGTGGACCGGATCACCGCGTTCCTGTTCCATCGCGGCGGACACGCGGATCCGGTACGATTGGCAGGCAACGCCGGCAAGAGCTTTCAGGGGAGCATCGTTCTCGGCATGGGTTTCACGTTCGACGACACCGACAAGAAGGGGGTCGCCTCACCGCTGGCCGAGATGCGCCGGCTGCTCGACTCAGATCGACGCAATTGCGAAGTCATCTTTCCATACGTCGGCGGCGAGGAGGTCAACACCAGCCCGACACATAAGCACCACCGCTACGTCATCAACTTCGGCGACCGAGGCGAGCAACAGTGCCGTCAACGCTGGCCGCAACTTGTGGCGGTCTTGGAGGAGAAGGTCAAACCATTCCGGTTGGCGGCAGCAAAGCGTAGTAAGTCGAGCCACGGAAGCCGCGCCGCTGTGTGGTGGCAGCTATATCATCAAGCAAAGGACCTCTATAACGCCACCGTCACCATGGACCGAGTGTTGTCAATCTCAAGGGTAGGCCAGCAAGCTGCGTTCACGTTTCTCCCAAGCCGCATGGTGTACGCTGACTCCGTTGTCATCTTTCCTTTCGAGACCTTCGCCGCATTCTGCGCGCTGCAGTCCCGAGTGCACGAGACCTGGGCGCGATTCTTCGGCTCATCAATGAAGGACGATCTCCGCTACACCCCCTCCGACTGCTTCGAGACCTTCCCATTCCCGGAAGGCTGGGAAACCGACGGCTCCCTTGAAGCCGCCGGACGGTCCTACTATGAGTACCGCGCCGCACTCATGGTCGAGCACGAGGAGGGCATGACCAAGACCTACAACCGCTTCCACGACATCTACGAGACCAATCCGCGGGTCATAGAACTCCGCGAGTTGCACGCCGCCATGCGTCTGAACGCTCTCGTGGCCGAGCCACAGTGCGATCACGGAAGTATCAATGCCCGCCTCCAGGAGCCGCATCGCTGCGGTGTGCCGCAGCA
- a CDS encoding AAA family ATPase, whose translation MQMSQRLLKELTLRDFRCFREQQVARLAPLTLLVGENSTGKTSFLAAVRAMLQVGSYHEDPDFRSPPYDLGSFREIAYRQAPNDSRGGADSFGLGFLCAGEEVDALSLDATFTLGDGAAPMLSAVRWSYADVWVREQRGAEGHHTDVGCGSGSWRLPPLRDPDRRYLYGGHTSAFERLIGEAVETGTTGKLQPLQGDAGALPIDRDHFKLVRLYFESAKFRSGALAGAPIRSSPLRTYDPVRLVQDPQGVSTPAFLANMHSRSPKEWQDMKRNLEEFGRKSGLFDDLFVKRFGRHEFEPFQLEMRKRGKKHAGARHNLIDVGYGVSQVLPLLVELFRRDRASKFLLQQPEVHLHPSAQAQLGSLLCETAGSHCQLIVETHSDYILDRILLDIRDGRTDLTPDDVSILYFERDNLSVTIHSIRINDEGNVLDAPEGYRSFFRDELRRVIDY comes from the coding sequence ATGCAGATGAGTCAACGACTACTGAAGGAGCTCACACTGCGCGACTTCCGCTGCTTTCGGGAGCAACAGGTTGCTCGCTTGGCGCCGTTGACGCTGCTGGTGGGCGAAAACAGCACCGGCAAGACCTCGTTCCTGGCAGCGGTACGGGCGATGCTGCAGGTCGGAAGCTATCACGAAGACCCTGACTTCCGCTCCCCGCCCTATGATCTCGGCTCGTTTCGCGAGATCGCCTACCGGCAGGCCCCGAATGACAGTCGCGGTGGAGCCGACTCGTTCGGTCTGGGTTTCCTATGTGCCGGCGAGGAGGTCGATGCCCTCTCACTGGACGCCACCTTCACGCTTGGAGACGGCGCCGCTCCCATGCTTTCGGCCGTGCGCTGGAGCTACGCAGACGTGTGGGTCCGAGAACAGCGAGGCGCAGAGGGGCACCACACTGACGTGGGCTGCGGGAGCGGCTCATGGCGTTTGCCGCCGTTGCGTGACCCCGATCGTCGCTACCTCTACGGCGGGCACACGTCCGCGTTCGAACGACTCATAGGGGAGGCGGTGGAGACCGGGACAACGGGAAAGCTGCAGCCGTTGCAGGGCGACGCTGGCGCGTTGCCAATCGACCGTGACCATTTCAAGCTGGTCAGGTTGTATTTCGAAAGCGCCAAGTTCAGATCGGGTGCGCTGGCCGGTGCGCCCATTCGTTCCAGTCCGCTGCGCACCTACGATCCGGTACGGTTGGTGCAGGATCCCCAGGGAGTCTCGACTCCAGCGTTCCTGGCGAACATGCATTCAAGGAGTCCCAAAGAGTGGCAGGACATGAAGAGAAATCTGGAGGAGTTCGGTCGCAAGTCAGGACTGTTCGACGATCTATTCGTGAAACGGTTCGGGCGTCACGAGTTCGAGCCGTTCCAGTTGGAGATGCGAAAGCGCGGCAAGAAACATGCGGGAGCACGGCACAATCTGATCGACGTTGGCTACGGCGTCAGCCAAGTTCTACCGCTGCTCGTAGAGCTGTTCCGACGCGACCGAGCGTCCAAGTTTTTGCTCCAACAGCCTGAGGTTCACCTGCATCCGAGCGCGCAAGCCCAACTTGGCAGCCTTTTGTGTGAGACAGCGGGATCGCACTGCCAACTAATCGTCGAAACGCACAGCGACTACATTCTTGACCGCATCTTGCTCGACATTCGGGACGGCCGCACCGATCTCACGCCTGACGACGTATCGATTCTCTATTTCGAGCGTGATAACCTGTCCGTTACGATTCACTCGATTCGCATAAACGACGAAGGCAACGTACTTGATGCACCGGAAGGCTACCGGAGCTTCTTCAGGGACGAGCTGAGACGAGTGATCGACTACTGA
- a CDS encoding PIN domain-containing protein, producing the protein MCAIVDANVAFEVFGRKRTAAGVRFRDWLDDGRGQLVVGGRVLEELVRNRNFARWLLEARRMTGRVRQIGTARIRQRQDELVLRGDLQSDDEHVVALALVSGARLLYTDDARLQRDFVNPAVIPDPAGRIFTSRPDGRFKAEHRALLDAKALCAAPEVR; encoded by the coding sequence ATGTGCGCCATCGTCGACGCGAACGTAGCGTTTGAAGTGTTCGGTAGAAAACGCACCGCAGCCGGAGTGCGGTTCCGGGATTGGCTGGACGATGGGCGCGGACAACTTGTCGTCGGTGGCAGAGTGCTGGAGGAACTGGTGCGCAATCGCAACTTCGCGCGCTGGCTGCTGGAAGCGCGCCGGATGACCGGACGGGTGCGTCAGATCGGCACTGCTCGGATTCGTCAACGCCAGGACGAACTTGTCCTACGCGGAGATCTGCAATCCGACGACGAGCACGTCGTGGCGCTCGCTCTGGTCAGTGGTGCGCGCTTGCTGTACACGGATGACGCGCGTCTGCAACGTGACTTCGTGAATCCAGCCGTGATCCCGGATCCCGCGGGAAGAATCTTCACGTCCCGCCCCGATGGTCGCTTTAAGGCTGAACATCGAGCGTTGCTCGACGCGAAGGCGCTCTGCGCCGCTCCCGAGGTCCGCTGA
- a CDS encoding ribonuclease Z, which produces MNIEVFILGTGGMMPLPGRGLTSVLVRREGELFLFDCGEATQIAFRRLGLRWKKISHIFISHTHADHVTGLPGMLSLSAQVERSEPLHVYGPPRVRAYVEQSLRILDIYIDYEIVIHETFDSGLLVAGDGYEVHACRLRHSKPCLGYTLVEGDRPGEFHPERAEELGVPRGPLWGRLQGGQSVTLGDGRVIESAQVMGTARPGRKFAFITDTAMVGGLDRFVADADLMICEGMFSQDLRDSARDKKHLTARQAGALARVAGVRRMGLIHYSPRYTERDLKQLLREARREFSGSFLTRDLQELSIPFRD; this is translated from the coding sequence ATGAACATTGAGGTGTTTATTCTGGGCACCGGCGGCATGATGCCGCTGCCGGGGCGTGGCCTTACGTCGGTGCTGGTGCGCCGCGAGGGTGAGTTGTTCCTGTTCGACTGCGGGGAGGCGACGCAGATCGCGTTTCGCCGCCTCGGCCTGCGCTGGAAGAAGATCTCGCACATCTTCATCTCCCACACCCACGCCGATCACGTCACCGGATTGCCGGGCATGCTGTCGCTTTCCGCGCAGGTGGAGCGCAGCGAGCCGCTGCACGTGTACGGGCCGCCGCGCGTGCGCGCCTACGTCGAACAGAGCCTGCGCATTCTCGACATCTACATCGACTACGAGATCGTCATCCACGAAACGTTCGACAGCGGCCTGCTGGTCGCCGGCGACGGCTACGAGGTGCACGCTTGCCGTCTGCGTCACTCGAAACCGTGTCTCGGCTACACGCTGGTGGAGGGAGATCGGCCCGGCGAGTTCCATCCGGAACGCGCCGAGGAGCTGGGCGTACCGCGCGGCCCGCTGTGGGGCCGGCTGCAGGGCGGCCAATCGGTCACCCTAGGCGACGGCCGGGTGATCGAGTCGGCGCAGGTGATGGGCACTGCGCGCCCGGGGCGCAAGTTCGCGTTCATTACTGATACGGCGATGGTGGGCGGCCTCGACCGGTTCGTGGCGGATGCCGACCTGATGATCTGCGAGGGGATGTTCTCCCAGGACCTGCGCGACAGCGCGCGCGACAAGAAGCACCTCACCGCGCGCCAGGCCGGCGCGCTCGCGCGCGTCGCAGGCGTGCGCCGGATGGGGCTGATTCACTACAGCCCGCGCTACACGGAGCGCGATCTTAAGCAATTGCTGCGCGAGGCGCGGCGCGAGTTCTCCGGCTCGTTTCTGACCCGCGACCTGCAGGAACTGTCGATCCCGTTCCGGGACTGA
- a CDS encoding helicase-related protein, which translates to MLDPYRFTRGVPVRGKSALQDVMVRRIKEDIRELQGGFPKREVCPVVIDGLPDDAPELVLSRLLDEYRSVRETRFEDVPARTRAAAGLLVVGLQQKLLSSIEAFAISLARHRKTAREQWERFACGDGQPAAPGSDAFVSKAATLFATPPDADDDRAAHTDEENASEEAAQIAAINAAAESVSARRANAEALWHAEQDLLDRMEKVASAARGRPGAKTRELIRWINDHLCPDQPRWSDRRVLIFTENVIGTKRYLREMLEQAIAGTDLADERIETIDGQTAGANRKEIQRRFNADPADDPLRILIATDAAREGLNFQAHCTDLFHFDLPWNPGRIEQRNGRIDRKLQPAPQVRCHYFVLPQRAEDRVLEVLVRKTQTIKRELGSLSKVIDDDIERRLRGGIRHRDAQRLAREIEAADLDQEKKRIAAEELEAARERQEDLKAQIERCRGLLDRSRRWVDFEPEPFRAALSCSLELVGAKPLQQNRTEDGSSTWTFPPLTGQTLADASWTATLDTLRVPRRRNQKLAEWRREAPIRPVVFEDAGVLTDDTVHLHLEQRMAQRLLARFRAQGFVHHDLSRACLVQAGDSIPRVILLGRVCLYGRRAERLHEILTPVAARWIEPSRRTGPLSAYAGEAEARTLHNLESALGDAHAPSETVHRRLLDTASQDITDLLPQLEERAKVVARDATDALRSRGESEARELRATLERQRRRVHAELAKHDAAKDQLTLGLTNEEERQRQADVAAWRQRLTQFDRDLETEPSRIRQFYEVRAQRIEPVGLVYLWPDTG; encoded by the coding sequence TTGCTCGACCCGTACCGGTTCACGCGCGGCGTGCCGGTACGCGGCAAGAGCGCGCTGCAAGACGTGATGGTGCGCCGCATCAAGGAGGACATCCGCGAATTGCAGGGCGGGTTCCCGAAGCGGGAAGTGTGCCCGGTCGTCATCGACGGCCTGCCGGACGACGCCCCTGAACTCGTGCTGTCGCGACTGCTCGACGAGTATCGGAGCGTCCGGGAGACCCGGTTCGAGGATGTCCCGGCGCGCACCCGAGCCGCGGCAGGGCTGCTCGTGGTCGGGCTGCAGCAGAAGCTGCTGTCGTCGATCGAAGCATTCGCCATTTCGCTCGCGCGCCACCGCAAAACGGCCCGCGAGCAGTGGGAGCGCTTCGCGTGCGGCGATGGCCAACCCGCCGCGCCCGGCAGCGATGCGTTCGTGTCCAAGGCCGCCACCCTGTTCGCTACGCCGCCCGACGCCGATGACGATCGCGCCGCGCACACGGACGAGGAGAACGCTTCGGAAGAGGCCGCCCAGATCGCGGCAATCAACGCCGCTGCCGAGAGCGTGTCGGCCAGGCGTGCGAATGCCGAGGCGCTGTGGCACGCCGAGCAGGACCTGCTCGACCGGATGGAGAAGGTGGCGTCAGCCGCCCGCGGCCGGCCAGGCGCCAAGACCCGCGAGCTGATCCGCTGGATCAACGACCACCTGTGTCCCGACCAGCCGCGCTGGAGCGACCGGCGGGTGCTGATCTTCACCGAGAACGTGATCGGCACCAAGCGCTACCTGCGCGAGATGCTGGAGCAGGCCATCGCCGGCACCGACCTCGCCGACGAGCGCATCGAGACCATCGACGGCCAGACCGCCGGCGCCAACCGCAAGGAGATCCAGCGCCGCTTCAATGCGGACCCGGCGGACGATCCGCTGCGCATCCTGATCGCCACGGACGCCGCCCGCGAAGGACTGAACTTCCAGGCACACTGCACGGACCTGTTCCACTTCGACCTGCCCTGGAACCCCGGCCGCATCGAGCAGCGCAACGGGCGCATCGACCGCAAGCTGCAGCCGGCGCCGCAGGTCCGCTGCCACTACTTCGTACTCCCGCAGCGCGCCGAGGACCGCGTGCTGGAAGTGCTGGTCAGAAAGACCCAGACCATCAAGCGCGAGCTCGGTAGCCTCTCCAAGGTGATCGACGACGACATCGAACGCCGACTGCGCGGCGGCATCCGCCACCGGGACGCGCAGCGCCTTGCAAGAGAGATCGAAGCCGCCGACCTGGACCAGGAGAAGAAGCGCATCGCCGCCGAGGAGCTCGAGGCGGCCCGCGAACGGCAGGAGGATCTGAAGGCGCAGATCGAGCGCTGCCGGGGCCTGCTGGACCGGTCGCGCCGCTGGGTGGACTTCGAGCCGGAACCGTTCCGTGCCGCGCTGTCCTGTTCGCTGGAGCTGGTCGGAGCCAAGCCCTTGCAGCAAAATCGCACCGAGGACGGCTCCTCCACCTGGACGTTTCCGCCGCTCACCGGCCAAACGCTGGCCGACGCAAGCTGGACCGCGACCCTGGACACGCTGCGTGTGCCGCGCAGGCGCAACCAGAAGCTGGCCGAGTGGCGGCGCGAAGCGCCCATCCGCCCGGTCGTGTTCGAGGACGCCGGCGTGCTCACCGACGACACGGTGCACCTGCACCTGGAACAGCGCATGGCACAGCGCCTGCTGGCCCGGTTCCGCGCCCAGGGTTTCGTCCACCACGACCTGTCCCGCGCCTGCCTGGTACAGGCCGGCGACTCGATCCCGCGGGTGATCCTGTTGGGCCGGGTGTGCCTGTACGGCCGTCGAGCCGAACGCTTGCACGAGATCCTGACGCCCGTCGCCGCCCGCTGGATCGAACCGTCACGCCGCACCGGACCGCTCAGTGCCTACGCCGGCGAGGCCGAAGCGCGAACCCTCCACAACCTGGAGTCCGCGCTGGGGGATGCGCACGCCCCGAGCGAGACCGTTCATCGCCGCCTGCTCGACACCGCCTCCCAGGACATCACCGACCTGCTGCCGCAGCTTGAGGAGCGGGCCAAAGTGGTCGCCCGAGACGCGACCGACGCGCTGCGCAGTCGCGGCGAGAGTGAAGCACGCGAGCTTCGCGCAACCCTGGAGCGCCAGCGACGGCGCGTCCACGCGGAACTCGCCAAACACGACGCTGCCAAGGACCAGCTCACGCTTGGGTTGACCAACGAGGAGGAACGTCAGCGGCAAGCCGATGTCGCCGCATGGCGCCAGCGCCTGACCCAGTTCGACCGCGACCTCGAAACCGAGCCGTCCCGGATTCGCCAGTTCTACGAAGTGCGGGCTCAGCGCATCGAGCCGGTTGGCCTGGTGTATCTTTGGCCGGACACCGGATGA